Proteins encoded by one window of Arabidopsis thaliana chromosome 2, partial sequence:
- the CML30 gene encoding Calcium-binding EF-hand family protein (Calcium-binding EF-hand family protein; FUNCTIONS IN: calcium ion binding; INVOLVED IN: biological_process unknown; EXPRESSED IN: 13 plant structures; EXPRESSED DURING: 9 growth stages; CONTAINS InterPro DOMAIN/s: EF-Hand 1, calcium-binding site (InterPro:IPR018247), Recoverin (InterPro:IPR001125), EF-HAND 2 (InterPro:IPR018249), EF-hand-like domain (InterPro:IPR011992), Calcium-binding EF-hand (InterPro:IPR002048), EF-hand (InterPro:IPR018248); BEST Arabidopsis thaliana protein match is: EF hand calcium-binding protein family (TAIR:AT5G37770.1); Has 22221 Blast hits to 15732 proteins in 1476 species: Archae - 2; Bacteria - 203; Metazoa - 8340; Fungi - 5009; Plants - 5639; Viruses - 0; Other Eukaryotes - 3028 (source: NCBI BLink).) has product MSNVSFLELQYKLSKNKMLRKPSRMFSRDRQSSGLSSPGPGGFSQPSVNEMRRVFSRFDLDKDGKISQTEYKVVLRALGQERAIEDVPKIFKAVDLDGDGFIDFREFIDAYKRSGGIRSSDIRNSFWTFDLNGDGKISAEEVMSVLWKLGERCSLEDCNRMVRAVDADGDGLVNMEEFIKMMSSNNV; this is encoded by the coding sequence ATGTCAAACGTGAGTTTTCTTGAGTTGCAGTACAAGCTCTCCAAGAACAAGATGTTGAGGAAGCCTTCAAGGATGTTCTCTAGAGATAGACAATCCTCAGGGCTATCTTCACCTGGACCAGGAGGCTTCTCTCAGCCTTCTGTGAATGAGATGAGACGTGTTTTCAGCAGGTTTGATTTGGATAAAGACGGGAAAATCTCTCAGACTGAGTACAAGGTGGTGCTGAGAGCGCTAGGACAAGAGCGGGCGATCGAGGATGTGCCTAAGATCTTTAAGGCTGTGGATCTGGACGGTGATGGGTTTATTGATTTCAGGGAGTTTATTGATGCATACAAGAGAAGTGGTGGGATTAGGTCTTCGGATATACGAAATTCTTTCTGGACTTTTGATTTGAACGGCGATGGGAAGATAAGCGCAGAGGAAGTGATGTCGGTTCTGTGGAAGCTTGGTGAGAGATGTAGCTTAGAGGACTGCAACAGGATGGTTAGAGCTGTTGATGCAGATGGTGATGGATTGGTTAATATGGAAGAGTTCATCAAAATGATGTCTTCCAACAATGTCTAA
- a CDS encoding Tetratricopeptide repeat (TPR)-like superfamily protein (Tetratricopeptide repeat (TPR)-like superfamily protein; CONTAINS InterPro DOMAIN/s: Pentatricopeptide repeat (InterPro:IPR002885); BEST Arabidopsis thaliana protein match is: Pentatricopeptide repeat (PPR) superfamily protein (TAIR:AT4G32450.1); Has 33034 Blast hits to 15947 proteins in 677 species: Archae - 2; Bacteria - 822; Metazoa - 2903; Fungi - 1398; Plants - 25666; Viruses - 35; Other Eukaryotes - 2208 (source: NCBI BLink).), which produces MSSLMAIRCARTQNIVTIGSLLQLRSSFPRLSSQFHFSGTLNSIPIKHLSTSAAANDYHQNPQSGSPSQHQRPYPPQSFDSQNQTNTNQRVPQSPNQWSTQHGGQIPQYGGQNPQHGGQRPPYGGQNPQQGGQMSQYGGHNPQHGGHRPQYGGQRPQYGGPGNNYQNQNVQQSNQSQYYTPQQQQQPQPPRSSNQSPNQMNEVAPPPSVEEVMRLCQRRLYKDAIELLDKGAMPDRECFVLLFESCANLKSLEHSKKVHDHFLQSKFRGDPKLNNMVISMFGECSSITDAKRVFDHMVDKDMDSWHLMMCAYSDNGMGDDALHLFEEMTKHGLKPNEETFLTVFLACATVGGIEEAFLHFDSMKNEHGISPKTEHYLGVLGVLGKCGHLVEAEQYIRDLPFEPTADFWEAMRNYARLHGDIDLEDYMEELMVDVDPSKAVINKIPTPPPKSFKETNMVTSKSRILEFRNLTFYKDEAKEMAAKKGVVYVPDTRFVLHDIDQEAKEQALLYHSERLAIAYGIICTPPRKTLTIIKNLRVCGDCHNFIKIMSKIIGRVLIVRDNKRFHHFKDGKCSCGDYW; this is translated from the coding sequence ATGTCTTCTCTAATGGCCATTCGTTGCGCACGAACCCAGAATATCGTCACAATCGGCTCTCTCCTTCAGTTACGTTCTTCATTTCCCAGACTCTCCTCTCAATTCCACTTCTCCGGTACCCTAAACTCAATTCCGATCAAACACCTAAGCACATCCGCCGCCGCAAACGATTACCACCAGAATCCTCAATCTGGATCACCGTCTCAGCATCAACGCCCATATCCACCTCAAAGCTTCGATTCTCAGAATCAGACCAACACTAATCAACGAGTTCCACAAAGCCCTAATCAATGGTCTACTCAACACGGTGGTCAAATACCTCAATACGGTGGTCAAAATCCTCAACACGGGGGTCAAAGGCCTCCATACGGTGGTCAAAATCCTCAACAAGGTGGTCAAATGTCTCAATACGGTGGTCACAATCCTCAACACGGTGGTCACAGGCCTCAGTACGGTGGTCAGAGGCCTCAATACGGTGGACCTGGTAACAATTATCAGAATCAGAATGTTCAACAAAGTAATCAGAGTCAGTACTACACTccgcagcagcagcaacaaccgCAACCACCACGAAGCTCGAATCAAAGCCCTAATCAGATGAATGAGGTAGCTCCTCCTCCTAGTGTTGAAGAGGTGATGAGGTTATGTCAGCGTAGGCTATATAAAGATGCTATTGAATTGCTTGATAAAGGAGCTATGCCTGATAGAGAATGTTTCGTTTTGTTGTTTGAGTCTTGTGCGAATTTGAAGTCGCTTGAGCATTCTAAGAAGGTACATGATCATTTCCTTCAGTCTAAGTTTAGAGGTGATCCAAAACTTAACAATATGGTGATTAGTATGTTTGGAGAGTGTAGTAGTATTACTGATGCTAAGAGAGTGTTTGATCATATGGTTGATAAAGATATGGATTCTTGGCATTTGATGATGTGTGCGTATAGTGATAACGGAATGGGAGATGATGCGTTGCATTTGTTCGAAGAGATGACGAAACATGGGTTGAAGCCGAACGAGGAGACTTTCCTTACGGTCTTCTTGGCTTGTGCTACTGTTGGTGGTATAGAAGAAgcgtttttgcattttgattCGATGAAGAACGAGCATGGGATTAGTCCGAAGACAGAGCATTATTTGGGTGTTTTAGGTGTTCTTGGGAAATGTGGACATCTTGTTGAGGCTGAGCAATATATCCGTGATCTTCCGTTTGAACCCACAGCTGATTTCTGGGAGGCTATGCGGAACTATGCTCGGTTACATGGTGATATCGATTTAGAGGATTACATGGAGGAATTGATGGTTGATGTTGATCCTTCAAAGGCTGTAATCAACAAAATTCCTACTCCTCCACCTAAATCAttcaaggaaacaaatatGGTTACTAGTAAGAGTAGGATCCTTGAGTTTCGAAATCTGACTTTCTACAAGGATGAAGCAAAGGAGATGGCTGCAAAGAAAGGAGTGGTTTATGTTCCTGACACACGGTTTGTGCTTCATGATATCGATCAAGAGGCTAAAGAACAGGCACTACTCTACCACAGTGAGAGGTTAGCGATTGCTTATGGTATCATATGCACCCCACCAAGGAAGACCCTAACAATCATCAAGAATCTCCGTGTGTGTGGGGATTGTCACAACTTTATCAAGATCATGTCCAAAATCATTGGTAGGGTGTTGATCGTGAGAGACAACAAACGTTTCCATCACTTCAAAGACGGTAAATGTTCTTGCGGGGATTACTGGTAG
- a CDS encoding peptide methionine sulfoxide reductase (Protein of unknown function DUF829, transmembrane 53) (Protein of unknown function DUF829, transmembrane 53; CONTAINS InterPro DOMAIN/s: Protein of unknown function DUF829, transmembrane 53 (InterPro:IPR008547); BEST Arabidopsis thaliana protein match is: Protein of unknown function DUF829, transmembrane 53 (TAIR:AT5G44250.1); Has 153 Blast hits to 151 proteins in 28 species: Archae - 0; Bacteria - 0; Metazoa - 35; Fungi - 0; Plants - 107; Viruses - 0; Other Eukaryotes - 11 (source: NCBI BLink).) has protein sequence MIGGGRVYWGKKLDKEMEDAAVVDGGGSNGVVVIFVWSSINENQLMNFVDLYSSLGWNSLVCRADFLTAVYPEMALSLAFHLLSELVEELKSRPCPVIFLAFSGAPKACMYKVLQVIMDDCEAQIHPDDSQLVRTCLSGHVYDSGPLDFTSDLNVKFALHPTIRRMSGPSRLVSWVAKGISSGLDGLYLTRFESQRSEYWQALYSSVEIGAPYLILCSENDELAPLQVISSFTHQLQELGGEVKVVKWKNSPHAGHYAHNPIQYRAVISNFLEKAISVHLHKIRQLGERAHTHDEISELICDLQKVAVNSNQSLRRVATGPCDHFFLPSSAPYQSNSNNSDPSSSQEEQRERSSFRPLQPTSINAHSVLGQFLFDSCVPKNIEGWDIRFAGCLNGQPYATSSSRKNSNLGFKKRFFRSRL, from the exons ATGATCGGCGGTGGTAGGGTTTATTGGGGGAAGAAGTTAGATAAAGAGATGGAAGATGCGGCGGTTGTTGACGGTGGTGGATCTAACGGTGTTGTTGTGATCTTTGTTTGGAGCTCGATTAACGAGAACCAGCTTATGAATTTCGTTGatctttattcttctcttgGTTGGAATTCTCTTGTTTGCCGCGCTGATTTTCTCACCGC GGTTTATCCTGAAATGGCTCTTTCTTTAGCATTCCATCTTCTTTCTGAACTTGTTGAG GAGTTAAAGAGTAGACCATGTCCTGTTATCTTTCTAGCTTTCTCTGGTGCTCCTAAAGCTTGTATGTATAAAGTTCTACAG GTGATCATGGATGATTGTGAAGCTCAAATTCATCCG GATGATAGCCAGTTGGTTAGAACCTGTCTTTCTGGACATGTCTATGACTCTGGCCCGTTGGATTTTACGAGTGATTTGAATGTGAAATTCGCACTACATCCCACCATACGACGAATGTCTGGTCCTTCTAGACTAGTATCTTGGGTGGCTAAAGGGATTTCTTCCGGGCTTGATGGTTTATATCTTACAAGATTTGAATCCCAACGTAGTGAGTACTGGCAGGCCCTCTACTCATCGGTT GAAATTGGGGCTCCATATCTCATTTTGTGCTCCGAGAATGATGAACTTGCTCCTCTACAAGTAATTTCAAGCTTTACCCATCAATTGCAGGAACTGGGAGGAGAAGTTAAGGTTGTCAAGTGGAAAAATTCTCCTCATGCAG GACACTACGCACATAACCCTATACAATACCGGGCTGTTATCTCCAACTTTCTGGAGAAAGCCATATCAGTTCACTTACATAAAATCCGGCAGCTCGGAGAAAGAGCTCACACGCATGATGAAATCTCTGAGTTAATATGCGACCTTCAGAAAGTTGCTGTGAACTCTAACCAAAGCCTAAGAAGAGTAGCCACTGGGCCATGTGACCACTTTTTCTTACCTAGCTCAGCACCGTATCAaagcaacagcaacaacagcgATCCATCATCTTCacaagaagaacagagagaaagatcgTCCTTCCGCCCACTCCAACCAACGAGCATAAACGCTCACAGCGTACTCGGGCAATTCCTATTCGACTCATGTGTTCCAAAGAACATCGAAGGATGGGATATCAGATTTGCGGGTTGTCTCAACGGTCAACCATATGCCACGTCCTCCTCCCGTAAGAACTCAAATCTTGGTTTTAAGAAACGCTTTTTCCGTTCAAGACTATGA